From the Acidobacteriota bacterium genome, the window CGATCTGGCAACGAGGCTAAGTCTTAACGTGATTTCAATAGCTCACGCGCATGTTTCTTCGCGGTCACAGTGATTTCAGTACCCGCCAACATGCGTGCCAGTTCTTCGATCTTTCCTTGCTGACCTAAAGCCTCTACAAAAGTCTTTGTACGTTTTTCTCCCACTTCTTTACTGACCAGAAAATGCGTGTCAGCATAGCGGGCAATTTGCGCTTGGTGCGTAACACAAAGAACCTGATTTGTCGCCGCAAGTTTCTTCAGGCGCATCCCAACAGCATCCGCTACGCGCCCCCCAATCCCCGTGTCAATTTCATCAAATATCAATGTGCGGGGAAACTGAGTAGGGGCAATGATGGTTTTTAACACCAACATCAACCGCGACAACTCGCCGCCTGAAGCAACATCACGAATTGGCCTTAATTCTTCACCCGTATTCGCTGAAAAATAAAATTCAATGGCTTCTTGCCCAAACCGACCAATTGCACCTTTTGCGTGCAATTCGACTGAAAAGCGACTGAGGCGGTCTCTCATGTCAGAAGGAAAGGAGTGCTCAAAATTGACCTTAAAACGTGCGTGTTCAAGCGCAACTTGAGCTAGTTCACTAGCCGATAATTTCTCAAATTTCTTACTGTTAGCCTTACGTTGTTCACTTAGCTGATTAGCAACTGAAGCATACGATGCCAAGGCCGACTTAATCTCGTCAATTAGCCTTTGCGCTCTAACATCGTTATTTTTCAACGCATCATATTTAAGCTCCAAAGTGCTAAATGTTTCAAGTATTGACTCGATTGAACCGCCATACTTCTTTTTTAACCGTTCAATTTCAACAAGACGGTCCTCAACTATTCGCAATCTCTCAGGTGAAGCTTCAACTGACTCAGCATAATTCCTAATAAAATAAGCAATATCTTCTAAGGTGTATTTTATGCTTGCTAGTTGCTCACGATATTGTTCAAAGGTTATATCTACTTGTGCCAACTCATCTAAGCGTCGCTGAGCCTGGCTTATTTGAGAAAGTGCAGATTCTTCATTGTCATAAAGAATGCTATATGACTCATCGCAAAGCATAGCTAGGCGTTCAGCATTAGCCAGGATATTGCGCTCTTGCCCTAAAGAATCATCTTCATTTCGGATGAGACTGGCCTTCTTAATTTCTTTCAGTTGATACTCAAGCAGGTCGAGCAATTGCAAGCGCTCAGATTCGGAGCGTTGTGAAGACTCCAGTTCACCAACCAGGCCAAAGATTTGCTCATAAGCAGCTTCTACTGTATGCCTTAGCGTTGTTACGTTAATAAATGAATCAAAGATTCTCAGGTGGTTTTCAGATGCAAGCAGACTCTGTTGGTCACCTTGGCCATGAATGTCTATGATATGGGGTTGTACCTGCTTTAACAGCGAAAGAGTTGCAGACTGATTATTTACGAAGACACGCCCGCGACCGCTAGTAGATATCTCGCGTTTAATGACAATCTCATCGCTGT encodes:
- the recN gene encoding DNA repair protein RecN, whose amino-acid sequence is MLKLLNISNLAVVDSLQIEFGSGLNILSGETGSGKSIVVDALGILSGNRVTQELIRTGEEKAFVEGVIDIAGNTPLFALLADAGIEVDSDEIVIKREISTSGRGRVFVNNQSATLSLLKQVQPHIIDIHGQGDQQSLLASENHLRIFDSFINVTTLRHTVEAAYEQIFGLVGELESSQRSESERLQLLDLLEYQLKEIKKASLIRNEDDSLGQERNILANAERLAMLCDESYSILYDNEESALSQISQAQRRLDELAQVDITFEQYREQLASIKYTLEDIAYFIRNYAESVEASPERLRIVEDRLVEIERLKKKYGGSIESILETFSTLELKYDALKNNDVRAQRLIDEIKSALASYASVANQLSEQRKANSKKFEKLSASELAQVALEHARFKVNFEHSFPSDMRDRLSRFSVELHAKGAIGRFGQEAIEFYFSANTGEELRPIRDVASGGELSRLMLVLKTIIAPTQFPRTLIFDEIDTGIGGRVADAVGMRLKKLAATNQVLCVTHQAQIARYADTHFLVSKEVGEKRTKTFVEALGQQGKIEELARMLAGTEITVTAKKHARELLKSR